One Ezakiella massiliensis genomic window, GCAAAAATTAGAAAGGAGAATGAATATGAACAGAGATGAAGTTCTAGCAAGAAGTCGTGAGGAGTATAAACATAACGATGAGATGATGGTTGATATTTTACAAAAAGCGGGCGAAGTTTCTAGCCAAATTGGTTTAGCTGTTGCCGCCATTTTATTTGGAGTTGAGGCCTTTTTCTTCAATTCCTATAATTATGGAATACTAAGTATTTATTTTAGTATTGAAGCAACTAAAGAACTTGTAAAATATGCAAAATTGAAAGAAAAAAAGCAGCTGTTAATGGGCATGCTTATGTCAATCATAGGGATTGCCTTATTTGCAGCTAACCTTATAACATTGAAGTAGTGATAAATCATGGATGATAAACTAGTTCTCAAAAATTATTTGAAGGAAGTTAGAAAAGAGAAAGGCTATTCACAACAGCAGTTAGCTGACGAGGTGGGCGTTTCAAGAAATACAATTAGTTCAATAGAAACCGGTCAATTTAACCCAACCGCTAAGTTAGCTTTGATACTTTGTATTGCTTTAGAAAAGAAATTTGAGGATATTTTCTATTTTTAGACAAATGTAGTTAAACTAACAATCTCCCTAAAGTAGACAATATAGTTTATTGATGGGAGATTTTGCATTTAAGCGATAGAATATGAAATTATCATAAAAATAGCGAGATAATCTCACAAGACTTTTAGGATTAGATACTAGCTCGATTTTAATCGGGCTTTTTTCTTGGCAAGTTTTTTTATCTATGCTATAATAATGGTAGGAGGATTTTATGAAAAAG contains:
- a CDS encoding DUF6442 family protein, with product MNRDEVLARSREEYKHNDEMMVDILQKAGEVSSQIGLAVAAILFGVEAFFFNSYNYGILSIYFSIEATKELVKYAKLKEKKQLLMGMLMSIIGIALFAANLITLK
- a CDS encoding helix-turn-helix transcriptional regulator, coding for MDDKLVLKNYLKEVRKEKGYSQQQLADEVGVSRNTISSIETGQFNPTAKLALILCIALEKKFEDIFYF